In one window of Juglans regia cultivar Chandler chromosome 3, Walnut 2.0, whole genome shotgun sequence DNA:
- the LOC109019898 gene encoding uncharacterized protein LOC109019898 produces the protein MISTRNGGDLTESWEESTLSTAMHIYNANGNNALHISTSRKGLLSDGSPRREKRDRLSIIPSRLGLLRTNSSGNLVSPKARFQHIVDDKDDISRSVPSSTIQGFREHFSGILAPRIDWKSLRIICKAWIKNPLNMALLLWIGCVAVSGAILFLVMTGMLNSVLPKKSQRNAWFEVNNQILNALFTLMCLYQHPKRFHHLVLLCRWKAKDITTLRKIYCKNGTYKPREWAHMMVVVVLLHVNCFAQYALCTLNLGYKRSNRPALGVGICLSVAITAPAIAGVYSIVSPLGREYDSGLDEEAQVQTFSNGTNQPSHPRVQAMEKRFSFASRNEKMVVEYAPKWSGGLFDIWDDISAAYLSLCCCFCVFGWNMERLGFGNMYVHIATFLLFCMAPFWIFNLAAINIDDETVREALGLTGVMLCVFGLLYGGYWRIQMRKRFNLPANELFGGKRAVADCTQWLFCCWCSLAQEVRTADFYDIVEDKFCRKQKDENVQPSLSPLPREDGSVRFSSSPTLLWNNPRLSKLRDENSMSPSRPHPNYHHSPDGELPMSQEFSAGGMDNSMKPPNLSSMQRED, from the coding sequence ATGATTTCAACTCGTAATGGAGGAGACTTAACGGAAAGTTGGGAAGAATCAACCTTAAGTACGGCCATGCACATTTATAATGCCAATGGAAACAATGCTCTTCATATTTCAACATCCAGAAAGGGACTACTGAGTGATGGAAGTCCTAGaagagagaaaagggacagGTTATCAATTATTCCCAGTAGACTGGGCTTGCTGAGAACCAATTCCAGTGGTAATTTAGTTTCCCCAAAAGCTAGATTTCAGCATATTGTAGATGACAAGGATGACATCTCACGTTCTGTACCCTCTTCAACTATCCAAGGTTTTCGAGAGCATTTCAGTGGGATTCTAGCTCCGAGGATTGATTGGAAATCGCTGAGGATAATCTGTAAAGCATGGATCAAGAACCCTTTGAACATGGCTCTTCTTTTATGGATAGGCTGTGTTGCTGTTTCAGGTGCAATCCTTTTCCTTGTGATGACAGGTATGTTAAACAGTGTCCTACCTAAAAAGTCACAGAGAAATGCCTGGTTTGAGGTCAATAATCAAATCCTCAATGCTCTCTTTACCCTCATGTGTCTGTATCAACACCCAAAGCGGTTCCACCACCTTGTGCTTCTGTGCAGGTGGAAGGCTAAGGACATTACTACACTCAGAAAGATATACTGCAAGAATGGCACTTACAAGCCACGTGAATGGGCCCATATGATGGTGGTAGTTGTGTTACTTCATGTAAATTGCTTTGCTCAATATGCCTTGTGCACACTCAATTTGGGATATAAAAGATCCAATCGACCTGCTTTGGGTGTTGGAATCTGTCTCTCTGTTGCAATTACTGCTCCAGCAATAGCAGGTGTCTACTCCATTGTAAGCCCCCTTGGGAGGGAGTATGACTCTGGACTTGATGAGGAAGCGCAAGTTCAAACCTTTAGTAATGGCACCAACCAACCCAGCCACCCAAGGGTGCAGGCGATGGAAAAAAGATTTTCATTTGCATCAAGAAATGAGAAGATGGTTGTTGAGTATGCACCCAAATGGAGTGGGGGCCTATTTGATATTTGGGACGATATTTCTGCAGCATATCTCTCTTTATGCTGCTGCTTTTGTGTCTTCGGTTGGAATATGGAAAGACTTGGGTTCGGGAATATGTATGTTCACATTGCAACTTTTCTCCTCTTTTGCATGGCCCCATTTTGGATCTTCAACTTGGCTGCCATCAATATTGATGATGAGACTGTCAGGGAAGCTCTAGGATTAACTGGTGTCATGCTTTGTGTGTTTGGTTTACTCTATGGTGGATACTGGAGGATTCAAATGAGGAAGAGATTCAACTTGCCTGCGAATGAGTTGTTTGGTGGAAAGCGAGCTGTTGCAGATTGCACACAGTGGCTTTTCTGTTGTTGGTGCTCTCTTGCCCAGGAAGTTCGAACGGCCGATTTCTATGACATTGTGGAAGATAAATTTTGCAGAAAACAGAAGGATGAGAATGTCCAGCCATCACTCTCCCCTTTACCACGTGAAGATGGATCAGTTCGATTCAGTTCCAGCCCAACTTTACTTTGGAACAACCCCAGATTGTCTAAGCTCAGGGATGAAAACTCCATGAGTCCAAGTAGGCCACATCCAAACTATCATCATAGTCCCGATGGAGAGCTCCCAATGTCGCAGGAGTTTTCTGCGGGCGGCATGGACAATTCTATGAAGCCACCCAATCTATCATCGATGCAGAGAGAAGACTGA